The following proteins come from a genomic window of Nautilia profundicola AmH:
- a CDS encoding DUF507 family protein: MLIKEAQVPFLARKISVDLLNSGYVTFPKNMDVATKEIEEIIEDDVAWEREIENKAREILAQQEEENEFLFYDVDRREVFKLIKSKVAEEEGFNLKRDERIDDLAHFLVKELWDKELIDYDVRDGKIKNIIYKSIMEFLHREIEARDEVYRKIENYKRPLVPGSEEFELVFQRLYEQELRKRGLI; this comes from the coding sequence ATGCTTATAAAAGAAGCCCAAGTGCCTTTTCTTGCCAGAAAAATAAGCGTTGATTTGCTAAATAGCGGATATGTAACTTTCCCGAAAAACATGGATGTAGCAACTAAAGAAATAGAAGAAATTATAGAAGATGATGTAGCATGGGAAAGAGAAATAGAAAATAAAGCAAGAGAAATACTTGCACAACAAGAAGAAGAGAATGAATTTCTTTTTTATGATGTTGATAGAAGAGAAGTATTTAAATTAATAAAAAGTAAAGTTGCCGAAGAGGAAGGTTTTAACCTTAAAAGAGATGAAAGAATAGATGATCTTGCACACTTTTTAGTAAAAGAACTCTGGGATAAAGAGCTGATCGATTACGACGTAAGAGACGGTAAAATCAAAAACATTATCTACAAATCGATTATGGAATTTTTACACAGAGAAATTGAAGCAAGAGACGAAGTTTATAGAAAAATAGAAAATTATAAAAGACCTTTGGTACCGGGAAGTGAAGAATTTGAACTTGTATTCCAAAGATTATATGAACAAGAGTTAAGAAAAAGAGGACTTATTTAA